One segment of Neobacillus endophyticus DNA contains the following:
- a CDS encoding nucleoside recognition domain-containing protein, with product MVNYIWVLITVIGIIFALFNGTIGDVNKAVFDGAKEAVTICIGLISVLVFWLGMMRIAEESGLLEKLSRLFRPLVKLLFPEVPVNHPAMGYILSNMISNMFGLGNAATPLGIKAMEELKKLNGEKNSASRSMVTFLAINTASITIIPTTVIAIRMNYHSVSPTEIVVPTIITTLLSAIGAVLIDRYFYYRRRRKG from the coding sequence ATGGTTAACTATATATGGGTATTGATAACCGTAATAGGTATTATCTTTGCGCTATTTAATGGTACGATCGGTGATGTTAATAAAGCGGTCTTTGACGGGGCTAAAGAAGCAGTAACAATATGTATTGGACTCATCAGCGTATTAGTATTTTGGCTGGGGATGATGCGCATTGCTGAAGAATCCGGTTTGCTCGAAAAACTGTCCAGGTTATTCAGGCCGCTTGTAAAACTCTTATTTCCGGAAGTACCGGTTAACCACCCAGCAATGGGGTATATCCTATCGAATATGATTTCCAACATGTTTGGATTAGGAAATGCTGCAACACCTTTAGGAATTAAAGCAATGGAGGAATTAAAAAAACTAAATGGCGAAAAAAATTCAGCAAGCAGGTCCATGGTCACCTTTTTGGCGATCAATACAGCGAGCATCACGATTATTCCTACCACAGTTATTGCCATCAGAATGAATTACCACTCTGTATCTCCCACTGAAATCGTAGTACCAACGATTATTACGACCCTTTTATCGGCAATTGGTGCCGTTTTGATTGACCGGTATTTTTATTATCGCAGACGCCGAAAAGGATGA